Proteins from a genomic interval of Anatilimnocola floriformis:
- a CDS encoding transglutaminase domain-containing protein, with translation MGSTNLPTFARGRRVLSRERKATLIGCLLSVLCATAAAQEAKQELTLTAAEILARSASRNVRLSDDGKAIVPLPGLLIEDDGAAAGFSYKPNEELLSNETVAVKRLMIRYLRQPFEHKAWLLVGHTGNDLKVVINDEAVELPEPTKAGNYWKRYEIPSKLLRRGANEIALSGGGKLWIARRDDLDERVPRQQTEQRSYKRDPAGEKSLKLGPNNDIEGEYYVRLYLDGYHSQLEHHVLRLNIPTAINLRGEGIAPQKFKMYSLPFDVEGNSLSMSLFERRDDEYRNTELFQVDRRTALTREQTERSHDLELSFLQVLPGTPTKITGLTFIADVEVTASDVRTKITAQHNPPIPGDAEFAFEDLAHPRLAEFRKQHSLDDVIKGCTTDLQRMEKLAIWTSQLWTKGHLGKIYPQWDAHDILKKHDDGTPVGGFCQQFNIVFLQACESVGMPGRCVSIGAGDHGVKIRSGHEVVEIWSNEHNKWIYVDGQAAWYFVDKETRTPLNLLELRERQLAVLVDKVASANAPRPVDVVVLAPSPYEWKGLQEWPAFAELRMIPHTRFLDGKLPLPVNQGMRGWFWTGHRVWTDELYPGSVLYKNFVASPHAWNWPINQTHLELQHAAKAGELDVKCTHNMPSFAKFVTQIDDQPERVVDKVNFTWPLHDGENRLQVRAVNVHGVRGPTSWIKVSR, from the coding sequence ATGGGTTCAACCAACTTGCCAACCTTCGCGCGAGGAAGACGCGTCCTTTCGCGGGAGCGAAAGGCGACTTTGATTGGCTGCCTCCTTTCCGTCCTTTGCGCAACGGCAGCGGCTCAGGAAGCGAAACAAGAACTGACGCTGACGGCGGCGGAGATTCTCGCCCGTTCGGCGAGTCGCAATGTGCGCCTCAGCGACGACGGCAAAGCGATCGTACCGCTGCCCGGTTTGTTGATCGAGGACGACGGCGCGGCCGCGGGTTTTTCGTACAAGCCGAACGAAGAGCTATTGAGCAACGAGACCGTGGCCGTCAAGCGCTTGATGATCCGCTATTTGCGACAGCCGTTTGAGCACAAGGCCTGGCTGCTGGTGGGTCACACGGGGAACGATTTGAAAGTCGTCATCAATGACGAGGCGGTCGAGTTGCCGGAGCCGACCAAGGCTGGCAATTATTGGAAGCGTTACGAGATCCCCAGCAAATTGCTGCGGCGGGGTGCGAACGAAATTGCCTTGAGTGGTGGCGGCAAACTCTGGATCGCGCGGCGCGACGATCTCGATGAACGCGTGCCACGGCAGCAGACCGAGCAGCGGAGCTACAAACGTGATCCTGCTGGCGAGAAGTCGCTGAAGCTCGGCCCGAACAATGACATCGAAGGGGAATACTATGTTCGTTTGTATCTCGACGGCTATCACTCGCAGTTGGAGCATCATGTTCTGCGGCTGAACATTCCCACGGCGATCAATCTTCGCGGAGAGGGAATCGCGCCGCAGAAATTCAAAATGTATAGCCTCCCTTTTGACGTCGAAGGGAACAGCCTGTCGATGTCGCTGTTCGAACGCCGCGACGATGAGTATCGGAACACCGAGCTATTTCAAGTCGACCGCCGAACCGCACTGACGCGCGAACAGACAGAGCGTTCGCACGATTTGGAACTCTCTTTTCTCCAGGTTCTTCCGGGCACGCCCACGAAGATCACCGGCTTGACGTTCATTGCGGATGTCGAAGTGACGGCGAGCGACGTTCGCACCAAGATCACCGCGCAGCACAATCCACCGATCCCCGGCGATGCAGAATTTGCTTTCGAAGATCTCGCTCACCCGCGCCTCGCCGAGTTCCGCAAACAGCACTCACTCGATGACGTGATCAAAGGTTGCACGACCGATCTGCAGCGAATGGAGAAGCTGGCGATTTGGACTTCGCAGCTTTGGACCAAGGGGCATCTCGGCAAGATTTATCCGCAATGGGACGCGCACGACATTCTGAAGAAGCACGACGACGGCACGCCGGTCGGCGGGTTTTGTCAGCAGTTCAACATCGTCTTTCTGCAAGCCTGCGAGAGCGTGGGGATGCCGGGGCGCTGCGTGTCGATCGGCGCGGGTGATCACGGCGTGAAGATTCGGAGCGGCCATGAGGTCGTCGAGATCTGGTCGAACGAGCACAACAAATGGATCTACGTCGACGGCCAGGCCGCGTGGTACTTCGTCGATAAGGAAACGCGCACGCCGCTGAATTTGCTCGAACTGCGCGAACGGCAACTCGCCGTGCTGGTCGATAAAGTGGCTTCGGCCAATGCGCCGCGGCCTGTCGATGTGGTCGTACTCGCGCCGAGTCCCTACGAATGGAAGGGGCTGCAAGAGTGGCCGGCGTTTGCCGAGTTGCGGATGATTCCGCACACGCGCTTTCTCGATGGCAAATTACCGTTGCCGGTCAATCAAGGCATGCGCGGTTGGTTCTGGACCGGGCATCGTGTGTGGACCGACGAACTGTATCCCGGCTCGGTGCTCTATAAGAATTTTGTCGCCAGTCCTCACGCGTGGAACTGGCCCATCAATCAAACGCATCTCGAGTTGCAACACGCCGCGAAGGCCGGCGAGCTCGACGTGAAGTGCACGCATAACATGCCGAGCTTTGCGAAGTTCGTCACGCAGATCGACGATCAGCCTGAGCGTGTTGTCGACAAAGTCAACTTCACTTGGCCGTTGCACGACGGCGAGAATCGGCTGCAAGTTCGCGCGGTGAATGTGCACGGCGTGCGCGGGCCGACGAGCTGGATCAAAGTCAGCCGCTGA
- a CDS encoding helix-turn-helix domain-containing protein, with translation MSDLWRIEELQAIAEQALAATLPEADLSGRVRAVPDARTIRYYTTIGLLDRATEMRGRTAYYGRRHVLQLVAIKQLQATGMSLEQVQQKLAGVTTRKLTDIAGLPHNFWDRPLLAKTIAPRTAAAPIADRANFWAAAVAPASELPVVSEAQTVMRLPLAPGVSLELAGGAANQLTADNAAALRPALEQLAQELKRLGITS, from the coding sequence ATGAGCGATTTGTGGCGAATCGAAGAACTGCAAGCCATTGCCGAACAGGCCTTGGCGGCGACTTTGCCCGAAGCCGATTTGTCGGGCCGGGTGCGAGCGGTGCCCGACGCCCGCACGATTCGCTATTACACAACGATCGGCTTGCTCGATCGCGCCACGGAGATGCGCGGCCGGACTGCTTATTACGGCAGACGGCATGTGTTGCAGCTCGTCGCGATCAAGCAGTTGCAAGCGACTGGGATGTCGCTGGAACAAGTGCAACAGAAGTTGGCCGGCGTAACGACTCGCAAGCTGACTGACATCGCCGGCCTGCCCCACAACTTTTGGGATCGGCCGTTGCTGGCAAAAACCATCGCGCCACGGACTGCAGCGGCACCTATCGCCGACCGCGCGAACTTTTGGGCGGCGGCTGTGGCTCCTGCATCCGAGTTGCCGGTGGTCAGCGAAGCACAGACAGTGATGCGTTTGCCACTCGCGCCGGGCGTCTCGCTCGAACTCGCGGGCGGCGCGGCGAATCAATTGACAGCCGACAACGCGGCGGCCCTTCGTCCCGCGCTCGAACAACTCGCACAGGAGCTGAAACGACTCGGCATTACTTCTTAA
- a CDS encoding ATPase, T2SS/T4P/T4SS family, with amino-acid sequence MTMTASAPRQLPELREESMNFQSNPLEAGGIGALTANGRNLPLRRLAIRSRVSGVNVQTMVAQVFANPQREFVEATYIFPLPGRFAVTACTMHVGGRTIEAELQERGQARATYDKAIAAGHRASIAEEERSETFTLRVGNIPHNEEVSVELTLVGNITVDHGEGTLRLPLVVAPRYVPGQALDGPSVGAGTANDTDEVPDASRVTPPVLLAGLPNPVNLSIEVELDPGAAAHDPNWRNAIRSSLHSVFVNETTPVKIKLHPGERLNRDFILRFPVLPLAAQGSAEFATGKNKQPGTFAVTIFPPADCAAKQLPRDVVFVLDRSGSMEGWKIVAARRALARMIDTLRGDDRFRVLAFDDTITTPHAKGASFQIADDRQRWQAAEWIAKIESGGGTELGGALRAALQPFATFGMPEGRDAVVVLITDGQVAGEDSVLRTIEALRLPRMPRIFTLGIDRSVNASLLTRLANLGGGAFELIESEQRLDEVLERVHTQIAPPVLTNVTIESLDGDLVESTITPANNHHVFADRPLTILGRCGADPKALRLRITAHDASGGTWRQEITAERTNSPMLLPLWGRGRVRELEDQYAKSSDQKLQTQIVATSLESHILSRFTAYVAVDRAEVVNKGGVLEQIIQPVEQPEGWAMPVACAAPAPARAMMMRAPTGAQPAAGKTRGRKKSSGFLGFFQRTEPVDLTQHTDGMQDDAAKSASPGSSEDQCFRHDDDADSVDSKLQEFTDTELGFCETSANTVPTLESLIENFPRSLAREHQLLPVTEKDGKLVVRMANPSDRDAIEILRFILNREIEVESNPIQDFEEEFKRVFPQDGDNEPGSTLVEFCSPAYDFDESDNTTLTGTLDENSSKVVRTIQLVIQEAAQLNVSHITLQPDGTGLAVHYLFDGTLRCRDYLPQQMCSAIADRICTLAKIKDRSERLKCGQIKVTVGEHDFDLRVIFIPTVAGMAIVIRIRRNPAQPADANWPQLLAPWLEAAAAADPAQAPAVFAVLCGD; translated from the coding sequence ATGACCATGACTGCCAGCGCTCCTCGCCAACTCCCTGAACTTCGTGAAGAGTCGATGAACTTCCAGAGCAACCCTCTCGAAGCCGGCGGCATCGGCGCCCTGACTGCGAATGGCCGCAACTTGCCGTTGCGGCGACTCGCGATTCGTTCGCGCGTGAGCGGCGTGAACGTGCAGACGATGGTCGCGCAAGTCTTCGCCAATCCGCAGCGCGAGTTCGTCGAAGCGACTTACATTTTCCCACTGCCGGGCCGCTTTGCCGTGACCGCGTGCACCATGCACGTCGGCGGCCGCACCATCGAAGCCGAGCTGCAAGAGCGCGGCCAAGCTCGCGCCACCTACGACAAAGCAATTGCTGCCGGCCATCGCGCGTCGATCGCCGAAGAGGAGCGGAGCGAGACCTTCACGCTCCGCGTCGGCAACATTCCGCACAATGAAGAAGTCTCTGTCGAACTCACGCTCGTCGGCAATATCACGGTCGATCACGGCGAGGGAACGCTGCGTCTGCCGCTGGTCGTTGCGCCGCGTTACGTTCCTGGCCAGGCTCTCGATGGTCCGTCGGTCGGCGCGGGAACCGCGAACGACACCGATGAAGTCCCCGATGCGTCGCGCGTCACGCCGCCGGTGTTGCTCGCCGGACTTCCGAATCCGGTGAATCTGTCGATTGAAGTCGAACTCGATCCGGGCGCTGCCGCGCACGACCCAAATTGGCGGAACGCCATTCGCTCGAGTTTGCACAGCGTGTTCGTGAATGAAACCACGCCGGTGAAAATCAAGCTTCACCCCGGCGAGCGATTGAATCGAGATTTCATCCTTCGTTTTCCGGTGCTGCCATTGGCTGCGCAAGGGAGCGCAGAATTCGCGACTGGTAAAAACAAACAACCTGGTACGTTCGCTGTCACCATCTTTCCGCCGGCCGATTGTGCTGCCAAGCAGTTGCCGCGTGATGTCGTGTTTGTGCTCGATCGCAGTGGCAGCATGGAAGGCTGGAAGATTGTCGCGGCGCGGCGGGCTCTGGCGCGGATGATCGATACGCTCCGCGGCGATGATCGCTTTCGCGTCCTCGCGTTCGACGACACCATCACCACGCCGCACGCGAAGGGCGCTAGTTTTCAAATCGCCGACGACCGTCAGCGCTGGCAAGCGGCCGAGTGGATCGCCAAAATCGAGTCCGGCGGCGGCACCGAGTTGGGCGGTGCTCTGCGCGCCGCGCTGCAACCATTTGCGACATTCGGCATGCCGGAGGGGCGCGATGCGGTGGTCGTGCTTATCACCGATGGCCAGGTGGCCGGCGAAGATTCGGTGCTGCGGACCATCGAAGCTCTTCGTCTGCCGCGCATGCCGCGGATCTTTACGCTCGGGATCGACCGCAGCGTGAATGCGAGTCTCCTCACACGGCTCGCCAATCTCGGCGGCGGTGCGTTTGAACTGATCGAATCAGAACAACGACTCGACGAAGTGCTGGAGCGCGTGCATACGCAAATCGCGCCGCCGGTTCTCACCAACGTGACGATCGAATCGCTCGATGGTGACCTCGTCGAAAGCACCATCACGCCGGCGAACAACCACCATGTCTTCGCCGATCGGCCTCTCACGATTCTTGGCCGTTGCGGTGCCGATCCGAAGGCGCTCCGCCTGCGCATCACCGCGCACGATGCGAGCGGCGGAACCTGGCGACAGGAAATTACTGCCGAGCGCACCAATTCGCCGATGCTCCTCCCGCTCTGGGGCCGCGGCCGAGTGCGCGAGCTCGAAGATCAATATGCCAAGAGCAGCGATCAAAAACTCCAAACGCAAATCGTCGCCACTTCGCTCGAGAGTCACATCCTCTCGCGCTTCACAGCCTACGTCGCTGTTGATCGCGCGGAGGTCGTGAACAAAGGGGGCGTGCTAGAGCAAATCATTCAGCCAGTGGAACAGCCCGAGGGTTGGGCGATGCCGGTGGCCTGTGCGGCGCCGGCACCGGCCCGGGCCATGATGATGCGTGCACCAACTGGTGCTCAGCCAGCTGCGGGCAAGACCCGCGGGCGCAAGAAGAGCAGTGGATTCCTCGGCTTCTTCCAACGCACAGAACCCGTCGATCTGACTCAGCACACGGACGGCATGCAGGACGACGCAGCCAAAAGTGCGTCGCCCGGCAGCTCCGAAGATCAATGCTTTAGGCACGATGACGATGCTGATTCCGTCGATTCGAAGTTGCAGGAGTTTACAGATACGGAGTTGGGCTTCTGTGAAACGTCCGCAAACACTGTTCCTACCCTAGAGAGCCTTATCGAAAACTTCCCGAGGTCGCTCGCTCGCGAACACCAGCTTCTCCCCGTCACAGAAAAGGACGGCAAACTTGTCGTGCGGATGGCCAATCCAAGCGATCGCGACGCGATCGAAATACTGCGATTCATTTTGAATCGTGAGATTGAAGTGGAGAGCAATCCGATTCAAGACTTTGAGGAAGAGTTTAAGCGAGTATTCCCGCAGGATGGCGACAACGAGCCGGGCAGTACGCTGGTGGAATTTTGCTCCCCAGCATATGACTTCGATGAATCGGATAACACCACGTTGACTGGGACGCTCGATGAAAACAGCTCGAAAGTGGTGCGCACGATTCAACTGGTGATCCAAGAGGCAGCGCAGCTGAATGTTTCGCATATCACTCTGCAGCCTGACGGAACCGGCCTGGCCGTGCATTATCTATTCGATGGAACACTCCGCTGCCGAGACTACCTGCCGCAGCAAATGTGTTCGGCCATCGCCGATCGCATCTGCACGCTGGCCAAGATCAAGGACCGGAGCGAGCGGCTGAAGTGTGGTCAGATCAAGGTCACCGTGGGAGAGCATGATTTCGATTTGCGAGTCATCTTCATTCCGACTGTTGCGGGAATGGCCATCGTGATTCGCATTCGACGCAATCCCGCACAGCCTGCGGACGCAAATTGGCCGCAGCTACTTGCTCCTTGGCTCGAAGCCGCCGCCGCGGCCGATCCCGCTCAAGCGCCGGCGGTTTTTGCTGTGCTGTGCGGGGATTAG
- a CDS encoding leucine-rich repeat domain-containing protein, which translates to MLTNFRPPHEFRSETILPLPDGTERTFTSRSRTVVEQSRPPGPKWLRDCLGKNAFAEVVGVHFSFLDGPPGELDPQVLNAFPHLEIAMLKESQINDAWIAQCAKSNTLRELVLLAEIPAELSPAGVASLQRAKQLQLLMIYGNGIPNEALMEVSKLRQLQALILNNNDQLDSKILAPVSELSGLQLLWLNFNERLDDEGTQRLSRLKNLRSLSLRCPQIGDGALEAIAELEHLELLDLEGTRITTEGVKRIGWLRNLRELRLSQTAIGNEALQSLGSLFQLKFLHLDGTQVTEECLATIAGFTELELLSIGFATPPAAENLQHLRSLEKLQAVMLRVPDLTPQAAKELSDALPQVRLRLFDADRLILDRKALEK; encoded by the coding sequence ATGCTCACGAACTTTCGTCCGCCGCACGAATTCCGCTCTGAAACAATTCTGCCGCTGCCCGATGGCACCGAACGCACGTTTACGTCGCGCTCAAGGACGGTCGTTGAGCAGTCTCGTCCGCCGGGTCCCAAATGGTTGCGCGACTGCTTGGGTAAGAATGCATTTGCCGAGGTTGTCGGGGTTCATTTCTCCTTTCTCGACGGTCCGCCAGGTGAGCTGGATCCGCAGGTCTTGAATGCCTTTCCGCATTTGGAAATTGCGATGCTGAAGGAATCGCAAATCAACGACGCCTGGATAGCGCAGTGTGCGAAATCCAACACGCTGCGGGAGTTGGTGTTGCTTGCCGAAATCCCTGCAGAACTCAGCCCGGCTGGCGTGGCATCGCTGCAAAGGGCAAAGCAGCTGCAACTGCTGATGATTTACGGCAACGGCATTCCTAACGAAGCGCTGATGGAAGTCAGCAAACTGCGACAGCTGCAAGCCTTGATTCTGAACAACAACGATCAACTCGATTCGAAGATTCTCGCGCCCGTGAGCGAATTGTCCGGCTTGCAGCTTCTGTGGTTGAACTTCAACGAGCGATTGGATGATGAAGGAACTCAGCGCTTATCGCGTCTGAAAAACCTCAGGTCTTTGTCGCTCCGTTGTCCGCAGATTGGCGATGGTGCCCTCGAAGCCATTGCCGAACTTGAGCACTTGGAGTTGTTGGACCTGGAAGGGACGCGAATCACGACCGAAGGCGTGAAACGGATCGGCTGGCTGCGAAACTTGCGAGAGTTGCGCCTCTCGCAAACGGCAATCGGAAACGAGGCACTGCAAAGTCTAGGATCGCTTTTCCAGCTGAAGTTTCTTCATTTGGATGGCACCCAAGTAACTGAGGAGTGCTTGGCGACGATTGCTGGTTTCACTGAACTGGAGCTTCTTTCGATCGGCTTCGCGACGCCGCCAGCGGCGGAAAATCTGCAGCACCTGCGGTCACTAGAAAAGCTGCAAGCCGTGATGCTGCGCGTCCCGGATCTTACTCCGCAAGCAGCCAAGGAATTGAGCGACGCGCTGCCGCAAGTGAGGCTACGACTATTCGATGCCGATCGCCTCATTCTTGATCGGAAGGCGCTGGAGAAGTAA
- a CDS encoding SGNH/GDSL hydrolase family protein: protein MNPLVYHIASGQCFFSGIALLVAAAFLRQRAGNLWRRLTWLAMFLGLLAVTLSSTAIPYWFYAIAIVATLPWFSIHYQQHWLHWAPHAMIAAWLIAAAVEVPYHALPTIKPTANRALTILGDSVTAGVGDDQTETWPKIIAREHQLEVQDISHVGETAASALKRIQKTPPTAPLVIVEIGGNDLLGSTTSAQFDHDLNALLAELSKRDCQIIMFELPLPPFYHEYGRVQRAAAKRHHVALIPKRGFLSILAGNGSTLDSIHLSQAGHQRMAEMVWQLIEPAVP, encoded by the coding sequence ATGAACCCGCTGGTCTACCACATCGCCAGTGGACAGTGCTTTTTCTCCGGCATCGCGCTGTTAGTTGCAGCTGCATTCCTGCGGCAGCGCGCCGGCAACCTATGGCGCAGACTTACCTGGCTGGCGATGTTCTTGGGCCTGCTCGCGGTAACACTTTCCTCAACGGCGATTCCATATTGGTTTTATGCCATCGCGATCGTTGCCACGTTACCGTGGTTCTCGATTCACTATCAACAACATTGGCTGCATTGGGCGCCGCACGCGATGATCGCGGCTTGGCTAATCGCTGCTGCCGTCGAAGTGCCGTACCACGCGCTGCCGACCATCAAGCCGACGGCGAATCGAGCGCTCACCATCCTCGGCGATTCCGTCACGGCGGGCGTTGGTGATGATCAGACTGAAACCTGGCCAAAGATCATCGCCCGCGAACATCAGCTCGAGGTGCAAGACATTTCGCACGTCGGCGAAACGGCTGCGTCAGCCCTTAAGCGTATTCAAAAAACCCCGCCGACCGCGCCGCTGGTCATCGTCGAAATCGGCGGCAACGATTTGCTCGGTTCCACAACTTCTGCCCAGTTCGATCACGATCTGAATGCCCTACTCGCAGAACTCAGCAAGCGTGATTGTCAGATCATCATGTTCGAACTGCCCCTGCCGCCGTTTTATCACGAGTATGGCCGAGTCCAACGCGCTGCCGCGAAGCGCCACCATGTCGCGCTCATTCCTAAACGGGGCTTCCTCTCGATTCTCGCCGGTAACGGCTCGACGCTAGACTCCATTCATCTCTCACAGGCCGGACATCAGCGCATGGCGGAAATGGTCTGGCAGCTCATCGAACCCGCTGTTCCCTAG
- a CDS encoding SMP-30/gluconolactonase/LRE family protein produces MRTTIALLCLFAAWSMASAEEEPIFASKPELLQEKGAGEGPVWHKELGLLTSGDNHIYRRDRDGKVSVHLQDAGSNGLLFKKDGSLVFCDAERRRVCLIDGSQKMSVLTDKYNGQRYNQPNDLTVDSKGRIYFSDPCYGDRSKMEMTDAAGKKVEGVYRIDPDGKVTRVIGREVNRPNGLTITADEKTLFVADNNNDEVGGARKLWRFDLQADGGVDLKSQKLVHDWGKTRGPDGMKLDAKDRLFVAAGLNKPNPPAEIQDKPTAGVYVFSPDGKLLDFAPIPRDETTNVAFGGDDGKTLFVTAGGSLWSIKVNTPGK; encoded by the coding sequence ATGCGAACCACTATTGCCCTGCTGTGTCTCTTTGCTGCCTGGTCGATGGCGAGCGCTGAAGAGGAACCTATCTTTGCCTCGAAGCCCGAACTCTTGCAAGAGAAAGGCGCCGGCGAAGGGCCGGTCTGGCACAAAGAACTCGGTTTGCTGACGAGTGGCGACAATCATATTTATCGGCGCGATCGCGATGGCAAGGTGTCAGTCCATCTGCAAGATGCGGGGTCGAACGGCTTGCTGTTTAAGAAGGACGGTAGTCTTGTTTTTTGCGATGCCGAGCGCCGTCGGGTCTGTCTGATCGATGGATCGCAGAAGATGAGCGTGCTGACCGACAAATACAACGGCCAGCGCTACAATCAACCGAACGATCTGACCGTCGATTCGAAGGGGCGCATTTATTTCTCCGATCCTTGCTACGGCGATCGGAGCAAAATGGAAATGACCGATGCCGCCGGCAAGAAGGTCGAGGGTGTGTACCGCATCGATCCAGACGGCAAGGTGACGCGCGTGATCGGCCGCGAAGTGAACCGCCCGAATGGCCTGACGATCACCGCCGATGAAAAAACCCTGTTTGTCGCCGACAACAACAACGACGAAGTCGGCGGCGCTCGCAAGCTGTGGCGATTCGATCTGCAGGCCGACGGCGGCGTCGATCTGAAATCGCAAAAACTCGTGCACGACTGGGGCAAGACTCGCGGCCCGGACGGCATGAAACTCGACGCCAAGGACCGGCTGTTCGTCGCCGCCGGCCTCAACAAACCCAACCCGCCTGCCGAAATTCAAGACAAACCAACAGCGGGCGTCTACGTCTTTTCACCGGACGGCAAGCTGCTCGACTTCGCGCCGATCCCGCGTGACGAAACCACCAACGTCGCCTTCGGCGGTGATGATGGTAAGACGTTGTTTGTCACCGCGGGTGGGTCGCTGTGGAGCATCAAAGTGAATACTCCAGGGAAGTAG